In the Populus trichocarpa isolate Nisqually-1 chromosome 1, P.trichocarpa_v4.1, whole genome shotgun sequence genome, one interval contains:
- the LOC18095379 gene encoding E3 ubiquitin-protein ligase UPL1 isoform X2 — protein MTKLKRRRSSEVPPKIKSFINNVTTTPLENIEEPLKGFVWEFDKGDFHHWVDLFNHFDSYFEKHIKPRRDLQVEDNFLESDPPFPREAVLQILCVIRIILENCTNKHFYSSYEHLSNLLASTDADVLEACLQTLAAFLKKTLGRYSIRDTSLNTKLFSLAQGWGGKDEGLGLIASTAQNGCDPVAYELGCTLHFEFYALDELSSQVSATERSTQGLQTIHLPNVNACPETDLELLNKLVVEYKVPPSLRFSLLTRLRFARAFGSLASRQQYTCIRLYAFIVLVQASSDADDLVSFFNSEPEFINELVSLLSYEDEVPEKIRILCLLSLVALSQDRSRQSTVLAAVTSGGHRGILSSLMQKTIDSVISDTSKWSVVFSEALLSLVTVLVSSSSGCSAMREAGFIPTLLPLLKDTDPQHLHLVATAVHILEAFMDYSNPAAALFRELGGLDDTISRLKVEVSHIENCSKQQGEDSDLRRNLRVVASASSELDSMLPLYSEALVAYHRRLLMKALLRAISLGTYASGNTSRIYGSEESLLPQCLCIIFRRAKDFGGGVFSLAATVMSDLIHKDPTCFPILDAAGLPSAFLDAIMDGVLCSSEAIMCIPQCLDALCLNNNGLQAVKDRNALRCFVKIFTSKTYLRALFGEAPGSLSSGLDELMRHASSLRGPGVDMVIEILNAISKIGSGVDASYSPTDPSCSAPVPMETDAEERSPVLSDERESFRMETLEQTTEQSSDASVANVESLFPECLSNVARLLETILQNSDTCRIFVEKKGIDAVLQLFTLPLMPLSTPIGQIISVAFKNFSPQHSASLARSVCAFLREHLKSTNELLVSIGGAHLAVVESANQAKVLRYLSSLEGILSLSNFLLKGNSTVVSELGTADADVLKDLGNAYREIVWQVSLYNDSKVDEKRCAEQETESADVSSSNAVGRESDDDANVPVVRYMNPVSIRNGSQSLWGGEREFLSVIRSGEGLHRRSRHGLARIRGGRTGRHLDALSVDSEIPSDEPETSLPKLKRRTPDEILNKLASILRTFFSALVKGFTLPNRRRADVGSLSAASKTLGTTLAKIFLEALSFSGYSTTGLDTSLSVKCRYLGKVVDDMAALTFDSRRRTCYAAMVNNFYVHGTFRELLTTFEATSQLLWTLPYPFPTPSVDQEKAGEGNNLSHSTWLLDTLHSYCRALEYFVNSSLLLSSTSASQAQLLVQPVAVGLSIGLFPVPKDPEVFVRMLQSQVLDVILPVWNHQMFPSCSAGFIASIVSLVTHIYSGVGDVKRSRGGIAGSTNQRFMPPPPDENTIATIVEMGFTRARAEEALRRVETNSVEMAMEWLFSHAEDPVQDDDELARALALSLGSSSEGSKVGNVDKSIDALTEEGQMKVPPIEDILAASVKLFQSSDTMAFSLTDLLVTLCNRNKGEDRLKVASYLIEQLKLCPLDFSKDSSALCMISHILALLLFEDGTVREIAAQNGIVAAATDVLMNFKASNASGSEILVPKCVSALLLILDNMLQSRPRISSETMGGTQTVSPPDSSVPASGTEEKVTSDFTEKESGTALEKILGKSTGYLTIEESHKVLLVVCDLMKQHVPAVIMQAILQLCARLTKTHVLALQFLENGGLTALFNLPRSCFFPGYQTVASAIVRHLLEDPQTLQTAMELEIRQTLSGNRHAGRFSPRTFLTSMAPVISRDPVVFMKAAAAVCQLESSGGRTFVVLSKEKEKEKDKSKASGAEESVRISESKMHDGSGKCAKGHKKIPANLTQVIDQLLDIVLKYPLQKSQEGCVGDLNSMDVDEPATKLKGKSKVDEAKKTESESEISAGLAKVNFVLKLLSDILLMYVHAVGVILRRDLELCHLRGSNQTGSSGLGGIIHHILHQLLPIATDKSAGPDEWRDKLSEKASWFLVVLCGRSGEGRRRVINELVKAMSSFSNLESNSHKNILLPDKKVFAFSDLVYAILSKNASSSHLPGSGCSPDIAKSMIDGGMVQSLTGILQAIDLDHPDAPKIVNLLLKALESLSRAANASEQVLKSEGLNRKKTTGSIGRHDEQTAASAAETVEHNQNVGGTQEVPDEEGTDIQQQEGTTHVDGNHAVHQNESAEQDMRLESEDTMATNPSMEVGLDFMREEMEEGGVLHNTGQIEMTFHVENRADDDMGDEDDDMGDDGDEDEDEDEDEGEDEDEDIAEDGAGMMSLADTDVEDHDDTGLGDDYNDEMIDEEDDDFHENRVIEVRWREALDGLDHLQVLGQPGASGGLIDVAAEPFEGVNVDDLFGLRRPLGFDRRRQSGRSSFERSVTEVNGFQHPLLLRPSQSGDLVSMWSSGGHSSRDLEALSSGSFDVAHFYIDAPVLPYEHVPSSIFVDRSGSAAPPPLSDYSVGMDSLHTQGRRGPGDGRWTDDGQPQAGAQAAAIAQAIEEQFLSQLCSVPATNVPTERQFQNSGVQENQPSDPLSNDGQVVVDGDNTSNQQLEVHQENGNEDTRYQPNPTVETVPCNEQVDPRPSFSGAGEGPQVDEPMLVQPISLNSTPNGLDNMEIGDGDGTACDQVETMPELANSSAEQHAALHYEGVPEVPASLNEVPIQAVGSAIGGLSDNPLLVDSVSAMPNVDHVNADVEMNGADADGNQLEQSTLASERGADEPSSRQETLVARDAAQADQTGLDNGAPATNAIDPTFLEALPEDLRAEVLASQQAQSVQPPTYAPPSVDDIDPEFLAALPPDIQAEVLAQQRAQRIAQQAEGQPVDMDNASIIATFPADLREEVLLTSSEAVLSALPSPLLAEAQMLRDRAMSHYQARSLFGSSHRLSSRRNGLGFDRQTVMDRGVGVTIGRRATSTIADSMEVKEMEGKPLLDANALKALIRLLRLAQPLGKGLLQRLLLNLCAHSTTRATLVRLLLDMIKPEAEGSISGLATINSQRLYGCQSNVVYGRSQLLDGLPPLVLRRILEILTYLSTNHTSIANMLFYLDPSIVSEPLSPKYLETKMDKGKEKIDDGGDSLKPLGDTDDIPLILFLKLLNRPLFLRSTAHLEQVMGLLQVVVFMAASKLESQAQSGQARETSQKQTVGEASSDVPSVPPVVAESSEEDKAASAGLSVSDGKRSIDASSVFLQLPQADLRNLCSLLGREGLSDKVYMLAGEVLKKLASVVATHRKFFTLELSELAHGLSSSAVSELVTLRNTHMLGLSSGSMAGAAILRVLQALSSLTSPTVDENMNVEHNGEQEEQATMWNLSIALEPLWQELSECISVTEMQLIQSTFGRTMSNITVGEHVQGSSSSSPLPPGTQRLLPFIEAFFVLCEKLQANQSIVQQDHMSITAREVKESSGSSSSTTAYMGDSQRKLDGAVTFSRFAEKHRRLLNTFIRQNPGLLEKSLSMMLKAPRLIDFDNKRAYFRSRIRQQHEQHLSGPLRISVRRAYVLEDSYNQLRMRPTQDLRGRLNVQFQGEEGIDAGGLTREWYQLLSRVVFDKGALLFTTVGNNVTFQPNPNSVYQTEHLSYFKFVGRVVAKALFDGQLLDVYFTRSFYKHILGVKVTYHDIEAVDPDYYKNLKWMLENDVSCVPDLTFSMDADEEKHILYEKTQVTDYELKPGGRNIRVTEETKHEYVDLVADHILTNAIRPQITSFLEGFNELVPRELISIFNDKELELLISGLPEIDLDDLKANTEYTGYTSASSVIQWFWEVVKGFNKEDMARLLQFVTGTSKVPLEGFKALQGISGPQKFQIHKAYGAPERLPSAHTCFNQLDLPEYTSREQLQERLLLAIHEASEGFGFG, from the exons ATGACGAAGCTTAAGAGGAGGAGGTCTTCAGAAGTG CCTCCCAAAATTAAGTCCTTCATCAACAATGTTACTACTACTCCACTTGAGAATATAGAAGAGCCCCTAAAAGGTTTTGTTTGGGAGTTCGATAAG GGAGATTTTCATCACTGGGTTGATCTTTTTAATCATTTCGATTCATATTTTGAGAAGCACATAAAGCCAAGAAGAGACTTGCAGGTTGAGGACAACTTTTTGGAATCTGATCCTCCCTTTCCAAGAGAAGCTGTTCTTCAAATTCTCTGTGTTATCAGAATAATTTTAGAGAACTGCACAAATAAGCACTTTTATAGTTCTTATGAG CATCTTTCTAACCTTCTTGCTTCCACTGATGCGGATGTACTAGAGGCTTGCCTACAGACTCTGGCAGCTTTTTTGAAGAAGACTCTCGGAAGATATTCCATTAGAGATACGTCTTTGAATACAAAGTTATTTTCTCTTGCACAAGGCTGGGGTGGAAAGGATGAGGGTCTTGGATTGATTGCATCTACTGCACAAAATGGGTGTGACCCTGTTGCTTATGAGCTAGGCTGCACCCTCCATTTTGAGTTCTATGCATTGGATGAGTTGTCAAGTCAGGTCAGTGCCACAGAACGGTCAACTCAGGGCTTACAAACTATCCATCTACCTAATGTCAATGCTTGCCCAGAGACGGATTTAGAACTTCTGAATAAGTTAGTTGTAGAGTATAAAGTACCTCCCAGCTTAAGATTTTCTTTGTTGACGAGATTGCGGTTTGCAAGGGCTTTTGGCTCTTTGGCTTCTCGACAGCAGTACACATGCATTCGTTTGTATGCTTTCATTGTTCTTGTTCAAGCAAGCAGTGATGCTGATGATCtagtttctttctttaactCTGAGCCTGAGTTCATCAATGAATTAGTTTCACTTTTGAGCTATGAAGATGAAGTCCCTGAGAAAATTCGAATTCTTTGTCTGTTATCATTGGTTGCCCTTTCTCAAGATCGGTCCCGCCAATCAACTGTCTTGGCTGCTGTCACATCTGGTGGGCACCGTGGTATCCTGTCCAGCCTCATGCAGAAAACCATTGATTCTGTTATCAGTGATACATCTAAGTGGTCTGTTGTTTTTTCTGAGGCTCTACTATCTCTTGTCACTGTTCTGGTGTCATCATCATCAGGTTGCTCAGCCATGCGTGAGGCAGGGTTTATTCCTACTCTTCTACCCCTCCTCAAGGATACAGACCCTCAGCATTTGCATTTGGTAGCTACAGCCGTGCATATTCTAGAGGCATTCATGGATTACAGTAATCCTGCAGCAGCATTATTCAGAGAGTTGGGTGGTTTGGATGATACTATCTCTCGACTGAAGGTAGAAGTGTCTCATATTGAAAATTGTTCAAAGCAACAAGGTGaagattctgatttgaggaGGAATTTGCGAGTAGTTGCAAGTGCTTCCTCAGAGTTAGATAGCATGCTCCCGCTGTATTCTGAAGCATTAGTTGCATATCATCGACGTTTACTGATGAAAGCTTTGCTACGGGCTATATCCCTTGGAACATATGCTTCCGGGAATACTTCTCGTATTTATGGATCTGAAGAGAGTTTGTTGCCCCAGTGCCTATGTATAATCTTTAGAAGAGCGAAAGATTTTGGTGGAGGGGTGTTTTCACTTGCAGCCACCGTCATGAGTGATCTAATTCACAAAGATCCTACGTGTTTTCCTATCTTAGATGCAGCCGGTCTTCCTTCTGCATTTTTGGATGCTATAATGGATGGTGTTCTATGCTCTTCAGAAGCCATAATGTGTATACCTCAGTGTTTGGATGCCCTGTGCCTGAATAATAATGGTCTTCAGGCTGTAAAAGATCGGAATGCTCTGAGGTGCTTTGTGAAAATATTTACATCTAAAACATATTTGCGTGCCCTTTTTGGTGAGGCACCAGGGTCCCTGTCTAGTGGACTGGATGAACTCATGCGCCATGCTTCCTCATTAAGAGGACCTGGAGTGGATATGGTGATTGAGATACTAAATGCCATTTCAAAAATTGGGTCTGGGGTTGATGCTTCTTACTCGCCCACTGATCCATCTTGTTCTGCTCCTGTTCCAATGGAAACTGACGCTGAAGAAAGGAGCCCGGTTCTGTCAGATGAGAGGGAATCTTTCAGGATGGAGACCTTGGAGCAGACCACTGAGCAGTCATCTGATGCCTCTGTAGCAAATGTTGAGTCACTCTTTCCTGAATGTTTAAGCAATGTTGCTCGTCTTCTTGAAACAATTCTTCAGAATTCTGACACATGTCGTATTTTTGTTGAGAAGAAGGGAATTGATGCTGTTCTGCAGTTATTTACTTTGCCCCTAATGCCTCTTTCAACACCGATTGGTCAGATCATATCTGTTGCATTTAAGAACTTCTCACCACAGCATTCTGCTTCCTTGGCCAGGTCAGTATGTGCCTTCTTGAGAGAACATTTGAAATCAACAAATGAACTATTAGTTTCAATTGGAGGGGCTCATCTTGCTGTCGTTGAATCTGCTAATCAAGCTAAGGTTCTGAGATATCTTTCCAGCCTTGAGGGTATCCTTTCTCTCTCCAATTTTCTGTTGAAGGGGAATAGTACTGTTGTCTCTGAATTGGGCACTGCAGATGCTGATGTGTTGAAGGATCTTGGGAATGCATACCGGGAAATAGTTTGGCAAGTTTCTCTGTATAATGACTCCAAAGTAGACGAAAAGAGATGTGCCGAACAAGAGACTGAGAGTGCAGATGTGTCTTCATCAAATGCTGTTGGAAGAGAAAGTGACGATGATGCAAATGTTCCAGTAGTGAGATACATGAACCCTGTTTCTATTAGGAATGGTTCTCAGTCCCTTTGGGGTGGTGAACGTGAATTTCTCTCAGTCATTCGTTCAGGTGAAGGCTTGCATCGTCGTAGTCGACATGGCTTGGCACGCATACGCGGCGGGAGGACTGGTCGGCACTTGGATGCTTTAAGTGTTGACTCTGAGATCCCATCAGACGAACCAGAGACATCTTTGCCGAAGTTGAAAAGGAGAACTCCTGATGAGATTCTTAACAAGCTGGCTTCTATATTACGTACTTTCTTCTCTGCCCTTGTGAAGGGATTTACATTACCAAACCGTCGAAGGGCTGATGTCGGATCGTTGAGTGCAGCTTCAAAGACATTGGGAACCACCTTGGCTAAAATATTTCTTGAAGCTCTCAGTTTCTCTGGGTATTCTACTACTGGACTTGATACATCACTGTCAGTTAAGTGCCGATATCTTGGAAAGGTAGTTGATGATATGGCAGCCCTCACATTTGACAGCAGGAGGCGTACTTGTTATGCAGCAATggtcaataatttttatgtacaTGGAACCTTTAGGGAGCTGCTCACCACATTTGAAGCTACAAGTCAACTGTTATGGACACTACCTTACCCTTTTCCTACACCCTCAGTTGACCAAGAGAAGGCAGGTGAAGGAAATAATTTGTCTCACAGTACATGGCTACTTGACACTTTACACAGCTACTGCCGTGCACTCGAGTATTTTGTAAACTCCTCTCTACTTTTATCTTCAACCTCTGCATCCCAAGCTCAGCTACTTGTTCAGCCTGTTGCAGTTGGTTTGTCAATTGGGCTATTTCCTGTTCCTAAGGACCCTGAAGTCTTTGTTCGCATGCTGCAGTCTCAGGTTCTGGATGTCATATTACCTGTCTGGAACCACCAAATGTTTCCAAGTTGCAGTGCTGGCTTCATTGCTTCTATTGTATCACTTGTTACACACATATACTCTGGTGTTGGAGATGTCAAAAGGAGTCGCGGTGGCATTGCAGGAAGTACAAACCAAAGGTTCATGCCCCCACCACCTGATGAAAATACAATTGCAACAATTGTTGAGATGGGCTTTACAAGAGCAAGAGCTGAAGAGGCATTGAGACGGGTGGAAACAAATAGTGTTGAAATGGCTATGGAGTGGCTGTTTAGTCATGCTGAGGATCCTGTGCaggatgatgatgagttggctCGGGCACTTGCGCTGTCACTAGGAAGTTCATCAGAAGGATCGAAAGTTGGCAATGTGGATAAGTCTATAGATGCCTTGACAGAAGAAGGACAAATGAAGGTGCCTCCCATTGAAGATATTCTTGCTGCATCCGTGAAGCTGTTCCAGAGTAGTGATACGATGGCATTCTCGTTGACAGATTTGCTTGTGACCCTTTGCAATCGGAACAAAGGAGAGGATCGTCTAAAGGTGGCATCTTATCTCATTGAGCAACTAAAGCTTTGCCCGTTGGATTTTTCAAAGGATTCCAGTGCATTGTGTATGATATCACATATTTTAGCATTGCTCCTTTTTGAGGATGGAACTGTTCGAGAAATTGCTGCACAAAATGGTATTGTTGCTGCTGCAACAGATGTCTTGATGAATTTCAAGGCTAGTAATGCATCAGGGAGTGAGATTCTTGTCCCAAAATGCGTAAGTGCTTTACTGCTCATCTTGGATAACATGTTGCAATCCAGGCCCCGAATCTCCTCTGAAACCATGGGAGGAACCCAGACAGTATCTCCACCTGACTCATCAGTTCCGGCATCAGGTACAGAAGAAAAAGTGACTTCAGACTTCACCGAGAAAGAATCTGGCACAGCACTTGAGAAAATATTGGGGAAGTCCACTGGTTACCTGACTATTGAAGAGAGTCATAAAGTATTACTTGTTGTTTGTGACTTGATGAAACAGCATGTTCCTGCTGTGATCATGCAGGCTATTCTGCAGTTATGTGCTCGCTTGACAAAAACTCATGTTTTAGCATTGCAATTTCTTGAAAATGGAGGGTTAACTGCTCTCTTTAATCTTCCAAGAAGTTGCTTCTTCCCTGGATACCAAACTGTTGCATCTGCTATTGTTCGACACCTCCTTGAAGATCCTCAAACCCTGCAAACTGCTATGGAATTGGAGATACGGCAAACTTTGAGTGGAAATCGCCATGCTGGGCGTTTTTCCCCTAGGACATTTTTGACGTCTATGGCACCTGTTATCTCCAGAGATCCTGTGGTTTTTATGAAAGCTGCTGCTGCAGTTTGTCAGTTGGAATCATCAGGAGGGAGGACTTTTGTGGTGTTATCgaaggaaaaagagaaggaaaaggacAAATCAAAAGCTTCAGGTGCTGAAGAATCTGTCCGGATTTCTGAGAGTAAGATGCATGATGGTTCTGGTAAATGTGCCAAAGGCCATAAAAAGATCCCAGCCAATCTTACTCAAGTAATTGATCAGCTTCTTGATATAGTTCTGAAATACCCTTTGCAAAAAAGTCAGGAAGGTTGTGTTGGTGACTTGAATTCTATGGATGTGGATGAACCTGCTACCAAGTTAAAGGGAAAATCCAAAGTTGATGAGGCAAAGAAAACGGAGTCTGAATCTGAAATATCTGCTGGACTGGCGAAGGTGAATTTTGTTCTCAAGTTGTTGAGTGATATTCTTCTTATGTATGTGCACGCAGTTGGGGTCATACTCAGACGAGACTTGGAATTGTGTCATTTGCGGGGATCTAATCAAACAGGTAGTTCAGGGCTTGGTGGGATAATTCATCACATCTTACACCAGCTGCTTCCAATAGCTACAGATAAATCTGCAGGACCTGATGAATGGAGAGACAAATTGTCTGAAAAAGCTTCTTGGTTCCTGGTGGTTTTGTGCGGTCGATCCGGTGAAGGGAGGAGGCGAGTAATTAATGAACTTGTGAAAGCTATGTCCTCATTCTCAAACTTGGAGAGCAATTCACATAAAAACATTTTGTTACCTGATAAAAAAGTTTTTGCTTTTTCTGATTTGGTATATGCAATTTTGTCTAAAAATGCATCCTCCAGCCACTTACCTGGTTCTGGATGTTCACCGGATATAGCAAAAAGCATGATAGATGGAGGAATGGTGCAGTCTCTCACCGGCATTCTTCAAGCAATTGATTTGGACCATCCTGATGCTCCTAAAATTGTTAATCTTCTACTGAAGGCTTTGGAAAGCCTGTCAAGGGCTGCCAATGCTAGTGAGCAAGTTCTTAAATCTGAGGGTCTGAACAGGAAGAAAACTACAGGGTCAATTGGCAGGCACGATGAACAGACAGCTGCGTCAGCTGCAGAGACCGTAGAGCATAATCAGAATGTGGGGGGCACACAGGAAGTCCCAGATGAGGAGGGGACTGACATTCAGCAACAAGAAGGAACTACTCATGTTGACGGTAATCATGCTGTACATCAAAATGAGTCAGCAGAGCAAGACATGAGGTTAGAATCGGAAGACACAATGGCAACCAACCCATCAATGGAGGTTGGACTGGATTTCATGCGTGAAGAAATGGAAGAAGGTGGTGTGTTACACAACACTGGCCAAATTGAGATGACTTTTCATGTTGAGAACAGGGCTGATGATGATATGggtgatgaggatgatgacaTGGGAGATGATGGTGATGAGGACGAGGACGAGGACGAGGACGAGGGAGAGGACGAGGATGAGGATATTGCTGAAGATGGTGCTGGCATGATGTCTCTTGCTGACACTGATGTGGAAGATCATGATGATACTGGCTTGGGAGATGACTATAATGATGAGATGATTgacgaagaagatgatgattttcATGAGAATCGTGTTATAGAGGTAAGGTGGAGGGAGGCCCTTGATGGGTTAGATCATTTGCAGGTACTTGGTCAGCCTGGAGCTTCAGGTGGTCTCATTGATGTTGCTGCCGAGCCATTTGAAGGGGTGAATGTGGATGATCTTTTTGGTCTTCGCAGGCCTTTGGGTTTTGACCGTCGGCGTCAGAGTGGCAGGTCTTCCTTTGAGCGTTCTGTCACAGAAGTAAACGGATTTCAACATCCTCTTCTGTTAAGGCCATCCCAGTCAGGGGATCTGGTTTCTATGTGGTCATCAGGTGGGCATTCATCCAGGGATTTAGAAGCTTTGTCATCTGGGAGCTTTGATGTAGCTCATTTTTACATTGATGCTCCTGTTCTTCCATATGAACATGTACCTAGTAGTATATTTGTTGATCGTTCGGGTAGTGCAGCACCCCCACCTTTGTCTGATTATTCTGTAGGTATGGACTCGTTGCATACACAGGGACGAAGAGGGCCTGGTGATGGCAGGTGGACAGATGATGGTCAGCCGCAAGCAGGTGCCCAAGCAGCTGCAATCGCACAAGCAATAGAGGAACAGTTCCTGTCACAGCTGTGCAGTGTACCTGCAACCAATGTTCCCACTGAGAGGCAGTTCCAGAATTCAGGAGTGCAGGAGAATCAACCATCTGATCCTCTATCCAATGATGGTCAAGTTGTGGTGGATGGCGATAACACCAGCAACCAGCAACTTGAAGTTCATCAAGAAAATGGCAATGAAGATACCCGCTATCAGCCTAATCCAACAGTTGAAACCGTTCCTTGCAACGAGCAGGTTGATCCTCGGCCTTCATTCAGTGGTGCAGGTGAAGGTCCACAGGTGGATGAGCCTATGTTAGTTCAACCAATTTCTCTGAATAGTACACCAAATGGTCTTGATAACATGGAAATTGGAGATGGTGATGGCACTGCATGTGATCAAGTTGAGACAATGCCGGAGCTTGCCAACTCATCTGCAGAACAACATGCTGCTTTGCATTATGAAGGGGTCCCTGAAGTACCTGCAAGTCTCAATGAAGTGCCTATTCAGGCTGTGGGATCCGCAATAGGTGGTCTGTCCGATAATCCTCTGTTGGTTGATTCTGTTTCAGCGATGCCTAATGTGGATCATGTGAATGCTGATGTTGAAATGAATGGTGCTGATGCTGATGGAAATCAGCTCGAGCAATCCACGCTTGCTTCTGAACGAGGTGCCGACGAGCCATCATCCAGGCAAGAGACATTGGTTGCTCGGGATGCTGCCCAGGCTGACCAGACTGGTTTAGATAATGGGGCTCCTGCTACAAACGCAATTGATCCAACCTTCCTGGAGGCTTTACCCGAAGATTTACGAGCAGAAGTTCTAGCTTCCCAGCAGGCTCAGTCTGTTCAACCTCCAACTTATGCTCCACCTTCTGTTGATGATATTGATCCTGAATTTCTGGCTGCCCTTCCTCCAGACATCCAAGCAGAGGTTTTGGCACAACAAAGGGCACAGCGGATTGCACAGCAGGCTGAAGGACAGCCTGTTGACATGGATAATGCTTCAATAATTGCGACTTTTCCTGCTGATTTGCGTGAAGAG GTGCTTTTGACATCTTCAGAAGCAGTATTATCAGCATTGCCTTCACCATTACTTGCCGAAGCCCAAATGCTAAGGGACCGAGCAATGAGTCACTATCAGGCTCGCAGCCTGTTTGGTAGCAGCCACAGGCTAAGTAGTCGTAGAAATGGTTTGGGGTTTGATAGGCAGACAGTGATGGACAGGGGTGTTGGAGTTACAATTGGAAGGAGGGCTACTTCTACTATTGCAGATAGCATGGAGGTGAAGGAAATGGAAGGCAAGCCACTTTTGGATGCAAATGCATTGAAAGCTTTGATCCGCCTCCTAAGGTTGGCACAG CCTCTTGGGAAAGGTCTTCTACAAAGACTTCTGTTGAACCTTTGTGCACATAGTACCACAAGGGCAACTTTGGTTCGCCTTTTGCTCGATATGATTAAACCTGAGGCTGAAGGGTCAATCAGTGGATTGGCAACAATTAACTCCCAGAGGCTTTATGGCTGTCAGTCAAATGTTGTTTATGGTCGATCACAGTTGTTGGAtg GTCTTCCTCCCTTGGTTTTGCGTCGAATTCTTGAAATCTTGACCTATTTGTCTACAAATCATACTTCTATTGCCAATATGTTGTTCTACTTGGATCCCTCAATTGTTTCGGAGCCTCTAAGTCCAAAATATCTGGAAACCAAGATGGATAAAGGCAAGGAGAAAATTGATGATGGAGGTGATTCATTAAAACCTCTGGGTGACACTGATGATATTCCTTTGATCCTGTTCCTGAAGCTTTTGAACCGACCACTTTTTCTACGCAGCACTGCTCATCTTGAGCAG GTCATGGGATTGCTTCAAGTAGTAGTTTTTATGGCAGCGTCAAAATTAGAGAGCCAGGCTCAATCTGGACAGGCGAGGGAGACTTCCCAAAAACAAACTGTTGGTGAAGCTTCTAGTGATGTTCCAAGTGTTCCGCCTGTGGTTGCAGAGTCAAGTGAAGAAGACAAAGCTGCCAGTGCTGGGTTATCCGTTTCTGATGGAAAGAGGAGCATTGATGCATCCAGTGTTTTCTTGCAGTTGCCACAAGCTGATTTGCGCAATCTGTGCAGCCTTCTTGGTCGTGAAGG GCTGTCAGATAAAGTGTACATGCTAGCTGGAGAAGTGCTTAAGAAGTTGGCCTCAGTTGTTGCAACCCATCGTAAATTCTTTACTTTGGAGCTTTCAGAATTAGCTCATGGGTTGAGCAGTTCAGCTGTCAGTGAGCTTGTTACCTTGAGGAACACACACATGCTGGGTCTAAGTTCTGGCTCCATGGCTGGGGCAGCAATCCTACGTGTGCTACAGGCACTCAGCTCACTTACCTCACCCACTGTTGATGAGAATATGAACGTGGAGCACAATGGGGAACAGGAGGAGCAAGCTACCATGTGGAACTTAAGTATTGCACTTGAGCCATTGTGGCAGGAATTGAGCGAATGTATTAGTGTGACAGAGATGCAGCTCATTCAGAGCACTTTTGGTCGGACTATGTCAAATATTACTGTAGGGGAGCACGTACAGGGGAGCTCTTCTTCATCCCCTCTTCCTCCAGGAACCCAGAGACTCTTGCCCTTCATTGaagctttctttgttttgtgtgaAAAGCTACAGGCAAACCAATCCATTGTGCAACAAGATCACATGAGCATAACTGCGAGAGAAGTCAAAGAGTCTTCTGGGAGTTCTTCCTCAACCACAGCATACATGGGGGATTCTCAGAGAAAACTTGATGGTGCTGTCACATTTTCCAGATTTGCAGAAAAGCACCGCCGGCTTTTGAATACTTTTATTAGACAGAATCCTGGCTTGTTGGAGAAATCACTTTCTATGATGCTGAAGGCTCCCAGACTTATTGATTTTGATAACAAGAGAGCATATTTCCGCTCCAGAATAAGGCAACAGCATGAGCAACACCTCTCTGGCCCTCTGCGGATAAGTGTTCGGCGGGCATATGTTTTGGAGGATTCATACAATCAATTGAGGATGCGACCTACTCAGGATCTCAGGGGAAGATTGAATGTGCAGTTCCAAGGTGAAGAGGGTATTGATGCTGGGGGTTTGACAAGAGAATGGTATCAACTGCTGTCGAGAGTTGTATTTGACAAGGGAGCATTGCTTTTCACAACTGTGGGGAATAATGTGACTTTTCAGCCAAACCCTAATTCTGTCTACCAGACAGAACATTTGTCTTACTTCAAGTTTGTGGGCCGTGTG GTTGCCAAGGCATTGTTTGATGGGCAGCTTTTGGATGTTTACTTTACTCGGTCTTTCTACAAGCACATTCTAGGTGTAAAGGTGACTTACCATGACATAGAGGCTGTTGATCCTGATTATTACAAGAATTTGAAGTGGATGCTGGAG AATGATGTGAGTTGTGTACCTGACTTGACATTTAGTATGGATGCTGACGAGGAGAAGCACATCCTTTATGAGAAAACTCAG GTTACTGATTACGAGCTTAAACCTGGAGGAAGAAACATAAGGGTTACTGAAGAAACAAAGCACGAGTATGTGGACCTTGTTGCTGATCATATCCTGACAAATGCTATTCGTCCTCAAATCACTTCATTCCTCGAAGGTTTCAATGAATTGGTCCCAAGGGAACTTATTTCCATTTTTAATGATAAAGAGCTTGAGCTACTAATCAGTGGACTTCCTGAAATTGATT TGGATGATTTGAAGGCCAACACTGAGTATACCGGCTATACCTCAGCATCTAGCGTTATTCAATGGTTTTGGGAGGTTGTCAAAGGTTTTAACAAGGAAGACATGGCCAGACTGCTGCAGTTTGTAACTGGAACATCAAAG GTTCCATTGGAGGGTTTCAAGGCTTTGCAGGGTATCTCTGGGCCTCAGAAGTTTCAGATTCACAAAGCATATGGGGCTCCCGAGCGTTTGCCTTCAGCTCACACATG CTTCAATCAGCTAGACCTTCCTGAGTACACCTCCAGGGAACAGCTTCAAGAACGCTTGCTGCTTGCCATTCATGAAGCCAGTGAAGGCTTTGGCTTTGGCTAA